The Arachis hypogaea cultivar Tifrunner chromosome 14, arahy.Tifrunner.gnm2.J5K5, whole genome shotgun sequence genome has a segment encoding these proteins:
- the LOC112743157 gene encoding uncharacterized protein: protein MADAAILVKILQNAVSTKYGFNPIYRKVWMAKQKAIAQIYGDWEESYNLILRWIIGDQMYMPSIIAVLHTSPVRSVRWYFTHGDCTRWKLKHLPVAFVLVQGENTDSLKFFLHHLRQHVTLYPDILVISNCHNVIKAALVAEDSGWLPPTAYHTYCARHIAANFALNFKSKDARKILVNAAYAKSEQEHQYYMEILRSEDPAMVDWCNWIGLELLTQYRDGGRRYGNMTTNISQCIKTVLKGTLNLLVGSLVKSTYGCLAELERKGSGVAT from the exons ATGGCGGATGCAGCAATCTTGGTGAAAATATTGCAGAATGCGGTCTCAACGAAATATGGTTTCAATCCCATTTACAGGAAAGTGTGGATGGCTAAGCAGAAGGCAATTGCACAGATTTATGGTGATTGGGAAGAGTCTTACAACCTAATTCTGAGGTGGATAATTGGGGATCAGATGTACATGCCGAGCATTATCGCAGTGTTACATACTTCACCTGTAAGGTCTG TACGATGGTACTTTACTCATGGTGATTGCACAAGATGGAAACTCAAACATCTCCCAGTTGCATTCGTGCTAGTCCAAGGTGAGAACACGGATTCATTGAAGTTTTTCCTACATCACCTTCGTCAGCACGTGACTCTGTATCCCGACATTCTAGTTATATCTAACTGCCACAATGTAATCAAGGCTGCGTTAGTTGCCGAAGACAGTGGGTGGCTCCCACCGACTGCATATCATACATATTGTGCTAGGCACATAGCTGCTAATTTCGCACTTAACTTCAAATCTAAGGATGCACGGAAGATTCTTGTGAATGCAGCCTACGCAAAATCTGAACAGGAGCATCAATATTACATGGAGATCTTGAGGTCAGAAGACCCGGCTATGGTTGATTGGTGTAACTGGATTGGGTTAGAGTTGTTGACCCAATATCGGGATGGTGGTCGCCGATACGGTAATATGACAACCAACATTTCTCAATGTATTAAGACCGTCCTAAAGGGTACACTTAACCTACTTGTGGGGTCACTTGTGAAGTCAACATATGGGTGTTTGGCTGAGCTAGAAAGGAAAGGAAGTGGAGTCGCAACTTAG